From Solanum stenotomum isolate F172 chromosome 2, ASM1918654v1, whole genome shotgun sequence:
TTTTTCTTCAATCTTTTTCTGATTTGATtagatttgattaatttgacACATCCATTTCTTGTAACTTTGTTGCTACAATGGACATATTTGGTAAAATGAACCCTTAAAATGCTAGGTATCTTAGGTGATCATTCTTATATCTTCTGTTTATGTATTCATTTCAATTGAAGTTCTCTTAATATTTCTGGTTTCATAATCTTAGTAACCACTTTTTGTTGTTTAGGGCTGTCATCTTGAATCTCCTGGTTTTCTAACTTCTTTGCAGGGTTCACACATTCAGCATTTGCTTTAGGATATGAGGCAGGGATCAATAAGAGCACAATAGATGGAAATTTAGTTCCTCCTGGTGGTCTGGTTACCTTTGTACAAAAGGGAATTCAATACCTTGAATTGGAAGCAAATTTGAGCACTGTAAGTGCAGTTTTTACCATTCTTAGATGTTTGAGTCCTGAGTTTAAGGTATTTTGAGAACTTCCAATTGACTGATAATAAGGCATGCAGGATGACACAGATATGGACGAAGACTTCCAGTTTATACAACCCATTGATCTTATCACCAAGGATGTATATGagctacataaaataataaaagaaaaaaaggaaaagcttCGGAAAGATAAACCTAGGGGAAAGGATAAGGATGTCAATGACCGTGAAACGGAGCATGAACGGGAGCCTGCTAGAGAAAGAGAGAAGGAAAAACAGCAGAAGGAAAAAGAGCGAGAGCGGGAGCGGGAgcgagaaagagaaagagaaagagaaaggatTGAGAAGGAtaaggagagagagaaaaataaggACAAAGAAAAAGCACGTGAGGATATCATACCACGTGAGGATCTCATGGACGCAAAACCCAATGGAGATAAAGAGATTGTTAGACATGAGGAGAATGGAAAGGCTGGAGGTATCATATTCTTCATCTTCTTACTTGCAAATATTTACAAACTTTACTGCAAGACATCCTGGAACATACACGCATCTGATACATTTGGTCTGAACTTTATTAATTGTGTTAAAGCATGAAGTTCCTACTCACCTGActtttttgagtttcaaaatAGATCCAGAGCCCATGGAGATTTGCACAAGTTCAACCGCCTTGCCATGTGAAATACAGAGTTCTGATTTACTGATTTTGGAAGGCCATACATCAGAGGTGCAATTGGATACTATCTACTGCTCCTAAAATCAGTATTACTCTCATTTAAcgatttgattaattttgttGATATCATCATGactatttttgttgttcttaAACTTATGCAGGTTTTCGCATGTGCCTGGAGTCCAGACGGTTCACTTCTTGCATCTGGGTTAGCACCTTAGTATTTCTTTGATGCTGCTATTAAATAGGAACCATTATATTCCATTTTTATTCTCCTCTCTCCATTTTGCGAATTTTAGTTCTTTGGAGATGATCACTGTTCTTTTTCAACGCCTAGTTGTTAGTATCTAATTCATCTCACAAATCCCTTTTAAACCTCTTACACTCTGGACTACTTTAGACTTTATATCGAGTATTCACATTTGTGTGCTAGATTCATTTACCTGGTTCATACATCAAACATTTACTAGTGGGGAATATGATTTAGTCTTGTTAGAGCActtctaatattattattagtattattttattatattgtatatatttatctttatttgttATGATGATGACATCAATTGAGCTAAACGGAGAAGTGGGGATTCATATAGCCAACTccaacttgtttgggattgaggcaTAGTAGTTGTTGTATACATCACTATAGAGGAGGATGTCTTATGGGGAAGATCTATGTTTATATCGTATAATCAATCCTTTTGTGAATGAAATAcccttcatcaaaaaaaatatattataactaGTAAACACCACACCTTGGGGGAAAGGCATACAGTAGAGTCAATCTAAAAGGATTTTGTCCAAATGTAGAAATTTTTGTCCCAGAAACACTCAGGTCTATATACGTGATGGGGAAAGGGCATGTTTGTCTTATCAATTCAGCTAGTCTTACTATTTAATTGGgggaaataaattttaaattgctATTGCCTACACAGATTGAGTAATGTGTCGTAATGGTTGGAGATATTTCTGAGGACAACCATTTGTCCTCTTAAAGAGCATGCCTGCTTTTCAGCATTTGACTTTTCAACATCTGAAGGCTTTATTTTACGCTGTATACTGAATCAGTTCATTGATGGCAATATCTTTGCTTTGAGAATTTCGTCTATGATGTCTCTTCGTGAGATTATCACCCTCCTTCAGATTTCTTGACTACATTAGATCTCTTCTTTTGGTTCAAGTTCTGTGCTTTGTCACTTTAATGATACCATTGACTTGTATGTTCACAGTTAATTGTATCGGCATCTAAACAAATAGTTCATTTTGAAATGAGACTATACTGCACCCAAGTCTTGAACAATTTGACTTGCTAATAATCAAGTTTTGAATGTCAATATTATGTGGTATATTTCTCGTTGTACATTTCTTGAGTTCAGTGTTCTAAACTGCAAAATCTTTTGAACAGGGTATGCTCACATCTAAAGCTCAAAACCAGCCTTAAATTTTTATTAGGATTTTACCTGTTCTTACAAGTTACAGCTAACTTTATGATATCCTGAACTCAGGTCTGGAGATTCTACTGCTAGGATTTGGACAATTGGAGATGGTACTTGTAATTCCCACATGCAAAATGGGCCTGTAGAAGTCATggtattaaaacattttaaaggTCGAACAAATGAGAAGAGCAAGGATGTTACTACACTTGAGTGGAATGTAAGGTTTTTTTAGAGATTGTTACTGGCTGTCctccttatttttcttttttactttctgTATCTATGACTTCTTTCTTGTGTAGGGCGAGGGACACCTACTTGCAACAGGTTCTTATGATGGGCAAGCAAGAATTTGGAACCGAGAGGGTAagcaattttcttttaatgttttcttgCTGTTGAACAATGGAGTATGGGAAAATGCAAAAGTAAAGTTGGTACTGACGATATTGAGTTTATGAGACACCATTGAATGGTAGGAGATGTAATCGCATGTTTTAATgggtttttaaaatatttttgggggaggatgttgattattttattattatagcACCAAGAGAGGGTGCTGTTTACAGAATGTGCAAACAACAACTTCTACACCTCAGTCTCAAACAAGTTGGGTTCAACTATATGAATCCCCACTTCTGAGTTCTACAGTATACATGATAACTTCCATAGCTGAAACTGAGAAGCTCCAACCTTTCTGGAATTGCTAGCATTTCCCTGTGAAGGATCGGTCCTCTTGAAATCACTTTGCTACTGTAGTCAGCAACAGTGCAATTCATCcctcatttttccttttcttattcAACTTCCCTTTTTAGAGGGAGAGTCCTCGTGTCCAGCTATCTAGAATGCCTGCAGTTTCCCCCCTTAAGAACTATGATGGATCACAAATTTGATTCTAAAAGGCATGTGACAGACCCAATTTATTATCCACCAATTTCCATAGAATTTTAAACATCTACCACCTTAAAAGGAtggttgtatatatatatatatatatatattagctgCAGAAGCTCCCTAACTTTTGCTACTCAGTGAAGGGTAGCCTCCTGCCCATTAGTTTTCAGCCGTGAGAGGTCTTAAACCACTTTCAAGACAAAAAAGATGATCAGTTTCAGGAGGTTTCTGCACGCTAACGGAAGTATAGTTGTAAAAGTATACTAGTTATAGATGAAAGTATAGTTGTAAAAGTATTCTAGCTATATACGAAAGTATAGTTGTAAAAGTATACTAGCTATAGACGAAAGTATAGTTGTAAAAGTATACTAGCTATAGATGAAAGTATAGTTGTAAAAGTATACTAGCTATAGTATCTAACTTGGCCTCTGGATTTGCTTCAATGGCAAAGATAGTATAGCGCGAGATGTGTGGTAGGCACACTTCAGTGGTCAAATCCTTTTGGTTGTGAAGTTTGATGTACAAGAGGAGAAACTAGATGGCGAACCTATTATCCACCAAATTTCAGAACTGATATCAGAAAATTTCATGGTTATAACAAAAAAGAATCTAACTTATGCTACTTATTATTGGATGGTAGCTCCTCCTTCACATTAGTGTTTAACTGTGAGAGAGATGTGAATTTTTTAGACTAAAAAGAAGACTCTATCAGGAGGTTCCCAGAGACCAATTTATTTAAGGGTATGGTCTAATGGTCAATGAGGTGGAATGAAAACCATGGGAGATCAAGGTTTAAATCTCACTGGAGGCAAAAGATAGTAGGTGGTTTTTTCTGTTTGTCTAAGCCTGGTGAGTAATTgtgctggtgggaggtagcaATTGTCCAACGGAATTATCGAGGTGCACATAAGCTGACCTGGACATCACCTTATTTTTACTAGGTCAATGTGTCACTGGCTAATAGCAATGCTCTTGTCAATGCCAAGTCATTTGGGCAACTGCTGGTAAGCTCTTCATTGGCCTCTTTGAGGATTAATTTGATAGCCTCCTACAAGACCTAAAACTGAAAGATATATGGGTATTATGGGGTTCCTCACTTTGATCAATTGGTCAAAGATTGGTAACAATAGATCTCCCTGTCTCAACATCTTTGAGCACCATGCATTCCCCTCTCCACCCCCAGAACACtcgaagaaaatgaagaaacaaaacaaGTTCCTGGTAGAACACTAACCAAAGAGAGTTTTTAATTATGACTGTGATATGTTTATTAAGTATATTTTATGCAGTGGTACTAGGAGCTGAAGGCCATCTTGTGTAGCAAGTATAGCAGAGTGCtcaagataaa
This genomic window contains:
- the LOC125857134 gene encoding WD40 repeat-containing protein HOS15-like; amino-acid sequence: MISLTSSELNYLVFRYLQESGFTHSAFALGYEAGINKSTIDGNLVPPGGLVTFVQKGIQYLELEANLSTDDTDMDEDFQFIQPIDLITKDVYELHKIIKEKKEKLRKDKPRGKDKDVNDRETEHEREPAREREKEKQQKEKERERERERERERERERIEKDKEREKNKDKEKAREDIIPREDLMDAKPNGDKEIVRHEENGKAGDPEPMEICTSSTALPCEIQSSDLLILEGHTSEVFACAWSPDGSLLASGSGDSTARIWTIGDGTCNSHMQNGPVEVMVLKHFKGRTNEKSKDVTTLEWNGEGHLLATGSYDGQARIWNREGELVNTLIKHKGPIFSLKWNKKGDYLLSGSVDKTAIVWDVKSGEWKQQFEFHSAPTLDVDWRNNNSFATCSTDNMIYVCKVGESRPLKAFSGHQSEVNAIKWDPSGSLLASCSDDTTAKIWSVKQDTCLHDFREHAKEIYTIRWSPSGPGTSNPNQKLLLASASFDSTVKLWDVEIGRLVHSLNGHRDPVYSVAFSPNSEYLATGSLDRCLNIWSVKDAKIIKTYSGNGGIFEVCWNKEGSKVAACFADNVVCVFDVRM